The following proteins come from a genomic window of Actinomarinicola tropica:
- a CDS encoding M48 family metalloprotease: MVLGVLGALLGAWWLGALVGAVAGGAAVAWWLAGTSERVLQAVDAVPVPSGEQPRLRNLVDGLCATSGLPVPALSIIDVDAANSLAVGTSPDDTTLVLTRGLLDRLDRIELEGVVARELARVRRGEVALATLLVPLGSIAPGLLARFLPDRYDVRADIEAVGLTRYPPGLTRALEKTGTASAVPHVPRSTSHLWLDDPSPTGGEPPATAHSPIEERIATLQEL; encoded by the coding sequence GTGGTCCTCGGCGTCCTCGGCGCGCTGCTGGGGGCGTGGTGGCTCGGCGCGCTCGTCGGGGCGGTCGCCGGTGGCGCCGCCGTGGCGTGGTGGCTGGCCGGCACCTCCGAGCGCGTCCTCCAGGCCGTCGACGCCGTGCCCGTCCCGTCGGGGGAGCAGCCGCGCCTGCGGAACCTCGTCGACGGGCTGTGCGCCACGAGCGGACTGCCCGTGCCGGCGCTGTCGATCATCGACGTCGATGCCGCCAACTCCCTCGCCGTCGGCACGTCCCCCGACGACACGACCCTCGTCCTCACCCGCGGGCTGCTCGACCGCCTCGACCGCATCGAGCTCGAGGGCGTCGTCGCACGCGAGCTCGCCCGCGTCCGGCGGGGCGAGGTCGCCCTCGCCACCTTGCTCGTCCCCCTGGGATCGATCGCACCGGGCCTGCTCGCCCGGTTCCTGCCGGACCGCTACGACGTGCGGGCCGACATCGAGGCCGTCGGCCTCACCCGCTACCCGCCCGGGCTGACCCGGGCCCTCGAGAAGACGGGCACCGCCAGCGCGGTGCCCCACGTGCCGCGATCGACCAGCCACCTGTGGCTCGACGATCCGTCCCCGACGGGCGGCGAACCGCCCGCCACCGCCCACTCACCGATCGAGGAGCGCATCGCGACGCTCCAGGAGCTCTGA
- a CDS encoding DUF3048 domain-containing protein, which yields MPTRPLRRATTLVALVLSLALLAVACGGDDDESASTTTAPSTTTTEATTTTTEPPPVMQLTGLPVPDGDELAPLRTAMIVKIDNNNSNARPQRGITTADVVIEEAVEGNESRFFAIFHTNLTDPVGPVRSARTSDIDLMPMFGRPTFSSSGGNAGTMGSIRDNDVAVVAGHDSPFGSFFFRLNNDGDIRRRGPHNLFVNLSELYAAAADQGSSPPPFATWRGADDALPETALPTFGVDITFGQNPIQWVWDEPAGGFLRWQRGTPHVDPDGTQVNADNVLLLMTPYAVSPFDATSPEARSVGSGEGWVLTAGQAIHGTWTRETREATYTFTDDEGNVVPLTPGQTWVELLKPQNPPSFLEADPRG from the coding sequence TTGCCCACCCGACCGCTTCGACGGGCGACGACCCTCGTCGCCCTCGTCCTCAGCCTCGCCCTGCTCGCCGTCGCCTGCGGCGGTGACGACGACGAGAGCGCCTCTACCACGACGGCGCCGTCGACGACGACCACCGAGGCCACCACGACCACCACGGAGCCGCCGCCGGTGATGCAGCTCACCGGCCTGCCCGTCCCCGATGGCGACGAGCTGGCACCGCTGCGCACGGCGATGATCGTCAAGATCGACAACAACAACTCCAACGCCCGTCCCCAGCGGGGCATCACCACCGCCGACGTGGTGATCGAGGAGGCGGTCGAGGGCAACGAGAGCCGCTTCTTCGCGATCTTCCACACCAACCTCACCGACCCGGTGGGGCCGGTGCGCTCGGCCCGCACCTCGGACATCGACCTGATGCCGATGTTCGGGCGTCCGACGTTCTCCAGCTCCGGTGGCAACGCCGGCACGATGGGATCGATCCGCGACAACGACGTCGCCGTCGTGGCCGGGCACGACTCGCCCTTCGGCAGCTTCTTCTTCCGTCTCAACAACGACGGCGACATCCGCCGCCGGGGGCCGCACAACCTGTTCGTCAACCTCAGCGAGCTGTACGCCGCCGCGGCGGACCAGGGCAGCTCGCCGCCGCCGTTCGCCACCTGGCGCGGCGCCGACGACGCCCTGCCCGAGACCGCGCTGCCCACCTTCGGTGTCGACATCACCTTCGGGCAGAACCCCATCCAGTGGGTGTGGGACGAGCCGGCCGGCGGCTTCCTCCGCTGGCAGCGGGGCACGCCGCACGTCGACCCCGACGGCACGCAGGTGAACGCGGACAACGTGCTGCTGCTCATGACCCCGTACGCGGTGAGCCCGTTCGACGCCACGTCGCCGGAGGCCCGCAGCGTCGGCAGCGGCGAGGGCTGGGTGCTGACGGCGGGCCAGGCCATCCACGGCACCTGGACGCGCGAGACCCGGGAGGCCACCTACACGTTCACCGACGACGAGGGCAACGTGGTCCCGCTGACGCCGGGCCAGACCTGGGTCGAGCTGCTGAAGCCCCAGAACCCGCCGTCGTTCCTCGAGGCCGATCCGCGGGGCTGA
- a CDS encoding VOC family protein, whose amino-acid sequence MPSPTFTPGTNLAMKIPRATYDRTVAFYRDVLGFEVAEVVDSGAPTVSASHTVRFGAVTLWLDRVDNYTGPELWLEVRTDDLAAARGRLAEAGIEPCDEVEPLEGQGETSHWIANPAGVIHLLAGNG is encoded by the coding sequence ATGCCCAGCCCCACGTTCACCCCCGGGACCAACCTGGCGATGAAGATCCCGCGCGCCACCTACGACCGGACGGTGGCGTTCTACCGCGACGTGCTCGGCTTCGAGGTGGCCGAGGTGGTCGACAGCGGTGCACCGACCGTGTCGGCGTCCCACACCGTGCGCTTCGGTGCGGTCACCCTCTGGCTCGACCGGGTCGACAACTACACCGGCCCCGAGCTGTGGCTCGAGGTGCGAACCGACGATCTCGCCGCCGCCCGGGGCCGGCTGGCCGAGGCGGGCATCGAGCCGTGCGACGAGGTCGAGCCCCTCGAGGGCCAAGGCGAGACCTCGCACTGGATCGCCAACCCCGCCGGTGTGATCCACCTGCTCGCCGGCAACGGCTGA
- a CDS encoding glycosyltransferase family 4 protein: MRVGLICPYSLSVPGGVQYQVLGLARALRGLGHDARVLAPCDGPPPDAGVTPLGMSIPTAANGSVAPIAPDPAAQLRLMRALRDERFDVLNLHEPLVPGPNMTACLFKSEPLVGTFHAAGRIGAYTWARPALAWLATRLDRRVVVSEDARDLAETALGGTYDLFFNGIEVDRFAKATPWPTDGPTIFFIGRHEPRKGLAVLLEAMAELPPDVRLWVGGTGPDTDMLRARHAGDPRIEWLGRISDEEKARRIRGASAFCTPSLGGESFGIVLLEGMAARTPVVAADLPGYRNVARAGRDALLPPPGDVAALARALRTVLTDADRAASLVESGIERAQHFSMDALAARYLDLFDEVLASR; the protein is encoded by the coding sequence GTGCGCGTCGGCCTGATCTGCCCCTACAGCCTGAGCGTGCCCGGTGGGGTCCAGTACCAGGTGCTGGGGCTGGCGCGGGCGCTGCGCGGGCTCGGCCACGACGCACGCGTGCTCGCCCCGTGCGACGGACCGCCGCCCGACGCCGGCGTCACGCCGCTCGGCATGAGCATCCCCACGGCGGCGAACGGCTCGGTCGCCCCGATCGCACCCGACCCCGCCGCCCAGCTCCGCTTGATGCGGGCGCTGCGCGACGAGCGCTTCGACGTGCTCAACCTGCACGAGCCGCTCGTGCCCGGCCCCAACATGACCGCCTGCCTGTTCAAGAGCGAGCCCCTGGTCGGCACGTTCCACGCCGCTGGCCGGATCGGCGCCTACACCTGGGCCCGACCGGCGTTGGCGTGGTTGGCGACCCGCCTCGACCGCCGCGTCGTCGTGTCCGAGGACGCCCGTGACCTGGCGGAGACCGCGCTCGGCGGCACCTACGACCTCTTCTTCAACGGCATCGAGGTCGACCGGTTCGCGAAGGCGACCCCGTGGCCGACGGACGGTCCGACGATCTTCTTCATCGGCCGCCACGAGCCGCGCAAGGGCCTGGCGGTGCTGCTCGAGGCCATGGCCGAGCTGCCCCCGGACGTGCGCCTGTGGGTGGGCGGCACCGGACCGGACACCGACATGCTCCGGGCCCGCCACGCCGGCGACCCCCGCATCGAGTGGCTGGGACGCATCTCCGACGAGGAGAAGGCCCGACGCATCCGGGGCGCCAGCGCCTTCTGCACGCCCTCGCTCGGCGGCGAGTCGTTCGGCATCGTCCTCCTCGAGGGCATGGCGGCCCGCACCCCGGTCGTGGCCGCCGACCTGCCCGGCTACCGCAACGTGGCCCGGGCCGGGCGCGACGCGCTCCTGCCGCCTCCGGGCGACGTGGCGGCGCTGGCCCGTGCACTGCGCACCGTCCTCACCGACGCCGACCGGGCGGCGTCGCTCGTCGAGTCCGGCATCGAGCGGGCCCAGCACTTCTCGATGGACGCCCTCGCCGCCCGCTACCTCGACCTGTTCGACGAGGTCCTGGCCTCGCGCTGA
- the pdxS gene encoding pyridoxal 5'-phosphate synthase lyase subunit PdxS, with product MSNASPAAGRETGTQLVKRGLAEMLKGGVIMDVVDPEQAKIAEDAGAVAVMALERVPSDIRRDGGVARMSDPEMIEGIKEAVTIPVMAKARIGHFVEAQILESLGVDYVDESEVLTPADEVHHIDKWAFTVPFVCGATNLGEALRRISEGACMIRSKGEAGTGNIVEAVRHLRQILGDIRKITQADAAEQFEWAKQLQAPLPLVQEIHETGRLPVPMFCAGGIATPADAALVMQLGAEAVFVGSGIFKSSDPAGMAKAVVEATLNYQDPQILAKVSRGLGKAMPGLEIGGLETKLADRGW from the coding sequence ATGTCGAACGCTTCCCCCGCCGCCGGCCGCGAGACCGGTACCCAGCTCGTCAAGCGTGGCTTGGCCGAGATGCTGAAGGGCGGCGTCATCATGGACGTCGTCGACCCCGAGCAGGCGAAGATCGCCGAGGACGCCGGCGCGGTGGCGGTCATGGCGCTCGAGCGCGTCCCCTCCGACATCCGCCGTGACGGCGGCGTCGCCCGCATGAGCGACCCGGAGATGATCGAGGGCATCAAGGAGGCCGTCACCATCCCGGTGATGGCCAAGGCCCGCATCGGCCACTTCGTCGAGGCGCAGATCCTCGAGTCCCTCGGCGTCGACTACGTCGACGAGTCCGAGGTGCTCACCCCGGCCGACGAGGTCCACCACATCGACAAGTGGGCCTTCACCGTCCCGTTCGTGTGCGGCGCCACCAACCTCGGCGAGGCCCTGCGGCGCATCTCCGAGGGCGCCTGCATGATCCGCTCCAAGGGCGAGGCCGGCACCGGCAACATCGTCGAGGCCGTGCGCCACCTCCGCCAGATCCTCGGCGACATCCGCAAGATCACCCAGGCCGACGCCGCCGAGCAGTTCGAGTGGGCCAAGCAGCTCCAGGCCCCCCTGCCGCTCGTCCAGGAGATCCACGAGACGGGCCGCCTCCCGGTGCCGATGTTCTGCGCCGGCGGCATCGCCACCCCGGCCGACGCTGCGCTGGTCATGCAGCTGGGCGCCGAGGCCGTCTTCGTCGGTTCGGGCATCTTCAAGTCGAGCGACCCCGCCGGCATGGCCAAGGCCGTGGTCGAGGCGACGCTCAACTACCAGGACCCGCAGATCCTCGCCAAGGTCTCTCGGGGCCTGGGCAAGGCCATGCCGGGCCTCGAGATCGGTGGGCTGGAGACCAAGCTCGCCGACCGCGGCTGGTAG
- a CDS encoding lysophospholipid acyltransferase family protein, whose protein sequence is MGTLAVDEERIGSLYRVARAVVRPVLLTAWRVVVEGLENIPSEGPAIIAPNHTAAIDSFFIPAVLPRRIIYVGKSEYLDDWKTRRLFPALGMIPIDRSGGDASQRALATAKRVLERGELFGIYPEGTRSRTGRLHKGHTGMARLAIETGAPIVPVGIIGTREIQPPEVSVPLPLKRVQIRFGAAIDPHRYATRADDRLALRQLTDEVMFEIRELSGQEYDPTYATKGATPSAPPPDVIDVTAAADRRSSSEVLRPIASDAPHAEAG, encoded by the coding sequence GTGGGGACACTCGCCGTCGACGAGGAGCGCATCGGGAGCCTCTACCGCGTCGCCCGGGCAGTGGTGCGTCCGGTGCTCCTCACCGCGTGGCGCGTCGTGGTCGAGGGCCTCGAGAACATCCCCTCGGAGGGGCCCGCGATCATCGCGCCGAACCACACCGCTGCAATCGACTCGTTCTTCATCCCCGCCGTCCTGCCCCGCCGGATCATCTACGTGGGCAAGAGCGAGTACCTGGACGACTGGAAGACCCGCCGGCTGTTCCCGGCGCTGGGCATGATCCCGATCGACCGCTCCGGCGGCGATGCCAGCCAGCGGGCGCTCGCCACCGCGAAGCGGGTCCTCGAGCGGGGCGAGCTGTTCGGCATCTACCCCGAGGGCACCCGGTCGCGCACCGGTCGCCTGCACAAGGGGCACACCGGGATGGCCCGCCTGGCGATCGAGACCGGCGCGCCGATCGTCCCCGTCGGCATCATCGGCACGCGCGAGATCCAGCCGCCCGAGGTGTCGGTGCCCCTGCCGCTGAAGCGGGTCCAGATCCGGTTCGGCGCCGCCATCGACCCCCACCGGTACGCCACCCGCGCCGACGACCGGTTGGCCCTGCGCCAGCTCACCGACGAGGTCATGTTCGAGATCCGGGAGCTGTCCGGCCAGGAGTACGACCCGACCTACGCGACGAAGGGCGCGACCCCCAGTGCCCCGCCACCGGACGTGATCGACGTGACCGCCGCCGCCGACCGCCGGTCGTCGAGCGAGGTGCTCCGTCCGATCGCATCGGACGCCCCGCACGCCGAGGCGGGCTAG
- a CDS encoding CDP-alcohol phosphatidyltransferase family protein: MFDGHWRTNFERGLRPIGIGLRRTGLQADHLTGLGIGMAVASAVAIGAGALRGGLVLLILTGLCDFLDGALAKASGITNSRRGAFFDSVTDRLTDALLFGGVAWYLATTRPGLLPLLPMALLGAASLVSYQRAKAESLGFDARGGLMERAERFIFLGVALLFNEALIAILWVMLALTVITAGQRFVKVWRQAERPEPLPVPVRTRTAARRRTTRPVSQTWRERARTRQRNR; the protein is encoded by the coding sequence ATGTTCGATGGACACTGGCGGACCAACTTCGAGCGCGGCCTGCGCCCCATCGGCATCGGCCTGCGCCGCACCGGCCTGCAGGCCGATCATCTCACCGGGCTCGGCATCGGCATGGCCGTCGCCTCCGCGGTGGCGATCGGCGCGGGCGCCCTCCGGGGTGGCCTCGTCCTGCTCATCCTCACCGGGCTCTGCGACTTCCTCGACGGAGCGCTCGCCAAGGCGTCCGGCATCACGAACTCCCGGCGGGGGGCGTTCTTCGACTCCGTCACCGACCGGCTCACCGACGCTCTGCTCTTCGGCGGCGTGGCCTGGTACCTGGCCACGACCCGCCCCGGCCTGCTCCCGCTCCTCCCGATGGCGCTCCTCGGCGCGGCCTCGCTCGTCTCCTACCAGCGGGCCAAGGCGGAGTCGCTCGGCTTCGACGCGCGCGGCGGCCTCATGGAGCGCGCCGAGCGGTTCATCTTCCTGGGCGTCGCCCTGCTCTTCAACGAGGCGCTCATCGCGATCCTGTGGGTCATGCTCGCCCTCACCGTCATCACCGCAGGGCAGCGCTTCGTGAAGGTCTGGCGGCAGGCGGAGCGGCCCGAGCCGCTGCCCGTGCCGGTCCGCACCCGCACCGCGGCCCGCCGCCGCACCACCCGGCCGGTGAGCCAGACGTGGCGGGAGCGGGCGCGGACCCGCCAGCGCAACCGTTGA
- a CDS encoding DinB family protein produces MAPSPAWQEHEVPPLPMMAQEAHVPEIDLSSMQPGDAAAALRSFPRRYRDAARTAATDLDGEPDEAALEEMARRPGPDGWSATDVVTAAADRLADAHDVLTRALVTDTAVPSHLTATPSQVPSGGSGTMEDALGRLDASSTRLAEVVDDADPERWTATLPVDDGGTTTPLQLLQTSVAPVVVWIREVDKVLRAVRGRPRS; encoded by the coding sequence GTGGCACCCTCGCCCGCGTGGCAGGAGCACGAGGTCCCGCCGCTCCCGATGATGGCCCAGGAGGCGCACGTGCCCGAGATCGATCTGTCGTCCATGCAGCCCGGCGATGCCGCAGCTGCGCTGCGCTCCTTCCCCCGGCGGTACCGCGACGCAGCACGCACCGCCGCCACCGACCTCGACGGCGAACCCGACGAGGCGGCGCTCGAGGAGATGGCGAGGCGGCCGGGACCGGACGGGTGGTCGGCGACCGACGTCGTGACGGCGGCGGCCGATCGCCTGGCCGATGCCCACGACGTGCTGACCCGAGCCCTCGTCACCGACACCGCCGTCCCCTCGCACCTCACGGCGACACCGTCGCAGGTGCCGTCGGGCGGCTCCGGGACCATGGAGGACGCGCTCGGGCGGCTGGATGCGTCGTCGACGCGCCTCGCAGAGGTGGTCGACGACGCCGATCCGGAGCGGTGGACGGCGACGCTGCCCGTCGACGACGGAGGGACGACGACCCCCCTCCAGCTGCTGCAGACCAGCGTGGCCCCGGTCGTCGTGTGGATACGCGAGGTCGACAAGGTGCTGCGGGCGGTGCGGGGACGACCCCGCAGCTGA
- the thrS gene encoding threonine--tRNA ligase has protein sequence MADSITITLPDGSAKELPHGSTAADLAASIGPRLAKDAVIAVVDGTERDLTFELPDRAEVSIVTPNSDRGLYTIRHSTAHVLAQAVLDLFPGATFAIGPPVQDGFYYDFQLPEGGTFHEDDLERIEARMREIIAEKQPFVRDEIPDSEALELFRDHPFKLEIIKGAADDPMSATETGLVRTYENPPNFIDLCRGPHVPHTGRLGDFKLMRVAGAYWRGDESQPMLQRIYGTAWDTKQALADHLHRLEEAEKRDHRRLGVELDLFSFPDEIGSGLAVFHPKGGIVRRIMEDYSRRRHEEAGYEFVYSPHITKEGLFHTSGHLDWYADGMFPPMHLDDVGGEGGTDYYLRPMNCPFHVLIFRSRTRSYRELPLRLFEFGTVYRYEKSGVVHGLTRVRGMTQDDSHIFTTKEQMAEELDSLLTFVLDLLRDYGLDDFYLELSTRDEEKSVGTIEEWDEATAVLRQVGEARGLELVLDEGGGAFYGPKISVQARDAIGRTWQMSTIQLDFQTPQRFGITYTGADGQRHQPIMIHRALFGSIERFFGVLTEHYAGAFPAWLAPVQVRVLGVRDDHDDHAFALAERLRAAGFRADAVEANEPLGARIRRAKTEKLPYVLVVGDDDVANDTAGVNPRGGDVERGVGIDAFIERLAAEVAAHS, from the coding sequence ATGGCCGACTCGATCACGATCACGCTCCCCGACGGCTCCGCGAAGGAGCTGCCCCACGGGTCCACCGCCGCCGACCTCGCCGCGTCGATCGGACCGCGGCTCGCGAAGGACGCGGTGATCGCCGTGGTCGACGGCACCGAGCGGGACCTCACGTTCGAGCTGCCCGACCGGGCCGAGGTCAGCATCGTCACGCCGAACAGCGACCGCGGGCTCTACACGATCCGCCACTCCACCGCCCACGTGCTGGCCCAGGCCGTCCTCGACCTCTTCCCGGGCGCCACGTTCGCCATCGGCCCGCCGGTGCAGGACGGCTTCTACTACGACTTCCAGCTGCCCGAGGGCGGCACGTTCCACGAGGACGACCTCGAGCGCATCGAGGCCCGCATGCGCGAGATCATCGCCGAGAAGCAGCCGTTCGTCCGCGACGAGATCCCCGACAGCGAGGCGCTCGAGCTCTTCCGGGACCACCCCTTCAAGCTGGAGATCATCAAGGGCGCCGCCGACGACCCGATGTCGGCCACCGAGACGGGCCTCGTCCGCACCTACGAGAACCCGCCGAACTTCATCGACCTCTGCCGCGGCCCCCACGTGCCCCACACCGGGCGGCTCGGCGACTTCAAGCTCATGCGCGTGGCCGGCGCCTACTGGCGCGGCGACGAGTCCCAGCCGATGCTCCAGCGCATCTACGGCACCGCGTGGGACACCAAGCAGGCGCTCGCCGACCACCTCCATCGCCTGGAGGAGGCCGAGAAGCGGGACCACCGCAGGCTCGGCGTCGAGCTCGACCTGTTCAGCTTCCCCGACGAGATCGGCTCGGGGCTGGCCGTCTTCCACCCGAAGGGCGGCATCGTCCGACGGATCATGGAGGACTACTCCCGGCGTCGCCACGAGGAGGCGGGCTACGAGTTCGTCTACTCGCCGCACATCACCAAGGAGGGCCTCTTCCACACGTCGGGGCACCTCGACTGGTACGCCGACGGGATGTTCCCCCCGATGCACCTCGACGACGTCGGGGGCGAGGGCGGCACCGACTACTACCTGCGGCCGATGAACTGCCCGTTCCACGTGCTCATCTTCCGGAGCCGCACGCGGTCCTACCGCGAGCTGCCGCTCCGCCTCTTCGAGTTCGGGACGGTCTACCGCTACGAGAAGTCCGGCGTCGTCCACGGCCTCACCCGCGTCCGGGGCATGACCCAGGACGACTCGCACATCTTCACGACCAAGGAGCAGATGGCCGAGGAGCTCGACTCGCTCCTCACCTTCGTCCTCGACCTCCTCCGGGACTACGGGCTCGACGACTTCTACCTGGAGCTCTCCACCCGCGACGAGGAGAAGTCCGTCGGCACGATCGAGGAGTGGGACGAGGCGACCGCGGTGCTGCGGCAGGTCGGCGAGGCGCGGGGCCTCGAGCTCGTCCTCGACGAAGGCGGTGGCGCGTTCTACGGGCCGAAGATCTCCGTCCAGGCGCGGGACGCGATCGGGCGCACCTGGCAGATGTCGACCATCCAGCTCGACTTCCAGACGCCCCAACGGTTCGGCATCACCTACACCGGCGCCGACGGCCAGCGCCACCAGCCGATCATGATCCACCGCGCCCTGTTCGGCTCGATCGAGCGCTTCTTCGGTGTCCTCACCGAGCACTACGCCGGGGCGTTCCCGGCCTGGCTGGCCCCGGTGCAGGTCCGGGTGCTCGGCGTGCGCGACGACCACGACGACCACGCGTTCGCGCTGGCCGAGCGCCTCCGCGCCGCGGGGTTCCGGGCCGACGCTGTCGAGGCGAACGAGCCGCTCGGGGCCCGCATCCGTCGGGCCAAGACCGAGAAGCTGCCCTACGTCCTCGTGGTCGGCGACGACGACGTCGCCAACGACACCGCGGGGGTGAACCCCCGTGGCGGCGACGTCGAGCGCGGCGTCGGCATCGACGCCTTCATCGAGCGACTCGCCGCCGAGGTGGCGGCGCACAGCTGA
- a CDS encoding LemA family protein, with amino-acid sequence MVYFLIILVIVIALVAFVIISYNSLVSLRNRIENAWAQIDVQLKRRYDLIPNLVETVKGYATHEQETLERVIQARNMAVSAEGVHQQAEAENALSGALKSIFALSEAYPDLKANQGFLQLQEELTGTEGRIAYARQFYNDTVYKYNTKIQSFPSNILANMFSFSEREYFETDDETRGPVQVQF; translated from the coding sequence ATGGTCTACTTCCTGATCATCCTGGTGATCGTCATCGCCCTCGTGGCGTTCGTGATCATCTCCTACAACTCGCTCGTCTCCCTGCGGAACCGCATCGAGAACGCCTGGGCCCAGATCGACGTGCAGCTGAAGCGCCGCTACGACCTGATCCCGAACCTGGTGGAGACGGTCAAGGGCTACGCCACCCACGAGCAGGAGACCCTCGAGCGCGTCATCCAGGCCCGCAACATGGCGGTGTCGGCCGAGGGCGTGCACCAGCAGGCCGAGGCCGAGAACGCGCTGAGCGGCGCCCTCAAGTCGATCTTCGCCCTGTCGGAGGCCTATCCCGACCTCAAGGCGAACCAGGGCTTCCTCCAGCTGCAGGAGGAGCTCACCGGCACCGAGGGGCGGATCGCCTACGCGCGGCAGTTCTACAACGACACCGTGTACAAGTACAACACCAAGATCCAGTCGTTCCCCTCGAACATCCTCGCCAACATGTTCTCGTTCTCCGAGCGCGAGTACTTCGAGACCGACGACGAGACCCGCGGCCCCGTCCAGGTCCAGTTCTGA
- a CDS encoding phosphatidylinositol mannoside acyltransferase, whose protein sequence is MSRPPVVQLYRAGAALARAVPAPVARGVARTGGTVASRALHDRRAQVERNLRRVDPSLSGRHLRRAVDATFASYGRYWAESFRLTGLDAGHIDRGFSYTGYDHVVAAREQGSGVIIALPHLGGWEWAAFWLAAIEDVPVTAVVEALEPPELFEWFVDFRRALGMNVVPLGPAAGGEVLRALKAGHAVCLLSDRDIGGGGVEVELFGERTTLPAGPATLALRTGAPILPTAIYFDGDLHRARVDPPLAVERRGSLRDDVARVTQDLAHALEDLIRAAPEQWHLMQPNWPSDRADLGH, encoded by the coding sequence GTGAGCCGTCCGCCCGTCGTCCAGCTCTACCGGGCCGGCGCCGCCCTCGCCCGTGCCGTCCCCGCGCCGGTCGCCCGCGGCGTGGCACGCACCGGCGGGACCGTCGCCTCGCGTGCGCTGCACGACCGCCGCGCCCAGGTCGAGCGCAACCTGCGCCGGGTCGACCCGTCGCTCTCGGGGCGCCACCTGCGGCGCGCCGTCGATGCCACCTTCGCCAGCTACGGCCGGTACTGGGCGGAGTCGTTCCGCCTCACGGGCCTCGACGCCGGTCACATCGACCGCGGCTTCTCCTACACCGGCTACGACCACGTCGTCGCGGCCCGCGAGCAGGGGAGCGGCGTCATCATCGCCCTGCCGCACCTGGGCGGGTGGGAGTGGGCGGCGTTCTGGCTCGCCGCCATCGAGGACGTCCCCGTCACCGCCGTCGTCGAGGCGCTCGAGCCTCCGGAGCTGTTCGAGTGGTTCGTCGACTTCCGCCGTGCCCTCGGCATGAACGTCGTGCCGCTCGGCCCCGCGGCCGGCGGCGAGGTGCTGCGGGCCCTGAAGGCGGGCCATGCCGTGTGCCTCCTGTCCGACCGCGACATCGGTGGTGGTGGGGTCGAGGTCGAGCTGTTCGGGGAGCGGACGACGCTGCCCGCTGGTCCGGCCACCCTCGCGCTCCGCACCGGGGCGCCGATCCTGCCGACCGCGATCTACTTCGACGGCGATCTGCACCGCGCGCGGGTCGACCCCCCGCTCGCGGTCGAGCGCCGGGGCTCCCTGCGGGACGACGTCGCGCGCGTCACCCAGGACCTCGCCCACGCGCTCGAGGACCTGATCCGGGCCGCGCCGGAGCAGTGGCACCTGATGCAGCCCAACTGGCCCAGCGACCGCGCCGACCTCGGGCACTAG
- a CDS encoding HIT family protein: MPSLDRIWAGWRIPYIEASGAEEPPPGEGSLFERILALPDEEGMVVRRGRTCAALLNAYPYSNGHLMVLPNRAVAELEGLDDEEHAELWSLVRDGTAAIKAAYRPDGVNIGVNLGRGAGAGVPDHLHVHVLPRWAGDTNFMTSVAETRVLPEPLGDAWRKLRAAWPG; the protein is encoded by the coding sequence GTGCCGTCCCTCGATCGCATCTGGGCCGGCTGGCGGATCCCCTACATCGAGGCGTCCGGGGCCGAGGAGCCGCCGCCGGGGGAGGGGTCGCTCTTCGAACGCATCCTGGCCCTGCCCGACGAGGAGGGGATGGTGGTGCGACGCGGCCGGACCTGCGCGGCGCTGCTCAACGCCTACCCCTACAGCAACGGGCACCTGATGGTGCTGCCGAACCGTGCGGTCGCTGAGCTGGAGGGCCTCGACGACGAGGAGCACGCCGAGCTGTGGTCGCTCGTGCGTGACGGCACGGCGGCGATCAAGGCCGCGTACCGACCCGACGGCGTGAACATCGGGGTGAACCTCGGGCGGGGCGCCGGGGCCGGCGTCCCGGACCACCTCCACGTCCACGTGCTGCCGCGGTGGGCGGGCGACACGAACTTCATGACCTCGGTCGCCGAGACGCGGGTGCTGCCCGAACCGCTCGGCGACGCGTGGCGCAAGCTGCGCGCGGCCTGGCCCGGCTGA